Proteins encoded within one genomic window of bacterium:
- a CDS encoding SpoIVB peptidase S55 domain-containing protein: MKIKRLLGLWVLLTLFSALISAASLPNDVFPLGKVMPGMKGYGLTVFKGTKIERFNVTVLGVLPNQNNGRSLILIKMSGGPITQRQANIIGGMSGSPVFLNGKIVGAVAYGFGFPKEPQALVTPLQDMIEALDPMLPNTPSFALAPSGQLTQPVTVNGKYYT, encoded by the coding sequence ATGAAAATTAAACGGTTGTTGGGGTTATGGGTATTATTGACCCTCTTCAGTGCGCTTATAAGCGCTGCCTCTCTGCCGAATGATGTTTTCCCGCTTGGTAAGGTCATGCCTGGAATGAAAGGTTATGGCCTTACTGTGTTTAAGGGGACGAAAATAGAGCGTTTTAATGTGACGGTGTTGGGAGTGCTCCCTAACCAAAATAATGGGCGCTCGCTGATACTGATCAAAATGAGCGGTGGTCCCATCACTCAGAGGCAAGCAAATATTATCGGTGGGATGAGTGGCAGCCCTGTCTTTCTTAATGGCAAGATAGTGGGCGCAGTTGCATACGGGTTTGGTTTTCCAAAAGAACCGCAAGCATTGGTGACCCCGCTTCAAGATATGATCGAGGCGCTCGATCCGATGTTGCCGAACACACCCTCCTTCGCTTTAGCTCCAAGCGGCCAACTAACCCAGCCTGTCACAGTTAATGGGAAATATTACACGA